The sequence below is a genomic window from Glycine max cultivar Williams 82 chromosome 20, Glycine_max_v4.0, whole genome shotgun sequence.
AAGATCTCCCATACAATATCGGTGAACCTTATGCTTCTGCTTGGGGCTCTTGGCTTCATTTTCGCGGCACCTCCAAGGTAACTCACTCACTCTCACTTCTTCTAATTCATATACTCCTAACTCCAACATTATGTACATAATATTACCTTCAATTTGGAACTAAACCTGACTAATTTCACGTTGATTTGGTTTTGGTTTCAGGACGATGGTTCTCCGGTGTCCATATTTTCTCTGTCTGGGAGCAATTCTCAGGATGGACATTTAGCTGCGGGGCGTAATGGCGTTAAGCGTCTTCGCACTGTAAGCTTAGCTTGTCTTATGTTGCTGCggatgtttcaatatttttggaTGATTTTCCACTGTTGATGGTGCAATTTTTCAGGTTAGGCATCCGAATATTTTGTCGTTTCTTCACAGCACCGAGATTGAAACCGTCGACGCTGGTTCTCCCAAGGTTACAATTTATATGGTGACTGAGCCAGTGATGCCGCTGTCCGACAAGATTAAGGAGTTGGGTCTTGAAGGTACACAAAGGTATCAATGGAGTTCCCGCTTCGTATCATGATGTATTTCAGTTGCTGAAGTGTTGTTTGACATCTTACATTGCACATGATTTCAAGTGTGGTATTATGTGGAAATTACTTAGCAGGAGAGCTTTGACTTTGATTTTGCTGTTTAGTATCagttggtttatgaattgagtAAGTAGCATTCATTTGTTATATTTGACTCCTTGTTGGAGTTGTAGGGATGAATATTATGCTTGGGGCCTGCATCAGATAGCAAAAGCTGTGAGcttcttaaataatgattgtAAACTTGTGAGTGTTCATGAGCTAGATATAAATATGGTCTTTATGGTCACTAGttgcttttttggttttttctaacaAACTTTGCGTGTTGCAGGTTCATGGTAATGTTTGCTTGGCTAGTGTTGTTGTCACACAAACTTTGGACTGGAAACTCCATGCTTTTGATGTTCTATCAGAGTTTGAAGGGAGTAATGAAGCTTCCTCTGGACAAATGCTGGTAATTTAGTGTTTGGCTGCAATACCTTGTTTTCTTGTTAGCTTTAGCATAGGTTTCTTGGTATGAGGTTAAAAGGTCATGAATGTCCTTACTCATTGGCCGACCACAgtgtgatttaaaaaattattctcaagCTACAGCCTTTTGTTGCTTCACTTTACTGGTCTTTAGCATTTGAGCATCTATCTTTATAAAGTTTATGGCAAAATTGAATGACATTATGGATGCTCTCTTGAAAGGAGTTTTTCCCCCCAGGGTGGGGATGGGGGACCTTGCAAGGATTTGTGAggcatttttattgttttaaaaaataaaaagaattcaagTAGTGAAACCTAATATATATTCCTCACATGTTTTCTATTCAGCAATATGCTTGGCTTGTTGGATCACAATACAAACCAATGGAACTGGCAAAATCTGACTGGGCTGCAATTAAGAAGTCTCCTCCATGGGCCATTGATTCTTGGGGCATGGGTATGTTATTCTCAGTTATAAACTTATAATTGAAATATTAGGGGGAATAGAACAAAGGAACATTCTGTTATTGTTTCAGTTTCTCTTGCTTGCTGATTGTAACATTTCATGTCCTCTTATTGTCTAGCCTAGTCAATATGGTTGTATCATGGGGCACACAAGTTATATTATGGAACTTGTTCTTGTCTATAGCTGGCTGCATTGGTGATTCCATAAAACGAaacaaatgaattttatatGTGAAACTACATTAATTTCCTTACTATCAAAGATATAAAAGCTGATATTGAACCTTCACCAAACCTCTTAAGCTTTTGCAAGAGTTGGTACTTAACATGGTATCAAATTTTCTATGATAAAGTGTTAATGAATTTGATCCTCCACTCCTGCTCTCATTCTTCTAAAAGTTGAATTTGAGCAGGGGCAGATTGAGCCTGTACATTATCTATGCTTCTGGCCAAAGGGCTCATTCACGAGGAGGTATGCTAGTGATATAAAAACTAATCTTGAACCTTCACCTAACAGCTGAAACTTTTGGGGGAATTGGTCCTTTTTACTTGCTTACATAATGAAATGCAATTAGTTAAACTCCATGCTCATTTATTCTTGGGGCATGGTTATGTTTCTACTTGTTGTTTTGCTAAGAAGGGATCATAATATCAATTTTAGTTCTTaagggaagaaggaaaaaactataaataaaatatcttattctTAAATCTACATTTGTATAATGTTTCTGATAGTTGACCTATTTCCTTCTTTCCAATCCCTAGTCAGTAggaaattataagtattttggAATTTTGTTTACATATTTTGTTTAACCGTTTCTCTCATAAATCTTCTATAAGAATATGTTCATATATTAGAAAAACATTGTCACCCATGCGTCAGTAATATTGGTTCAAATTATGTAAACTTACACAGATGTTGTTGATTCACAGAATAGACCTATCTAAATTAATAAAGTTCTTATTTTATAGGTTCTCTAATCTATGAGCTATTCTCTGGTATGAAGTTGGGCAAAACAGAGGAGTTACGCAACACTGTCTCCATTCCCAAGGTCAGCCTGCTTAGGAATTTAATGTTGGTTTGTTTTTGTAGTTATTAATACATAGAATAAGTGAGGTTTTACTCTGTTGGTTGCTTTTTATATCTCATTCTAATGAAAGATTCATTCTCCATCTCTGTATGTCTTTCTCCTTTGTCTCACAGTCTCTGCTTCCAGATTACCAGCGGCTACTGAGTTCTGTGCCCTCTCGTAGATTAAATACATCAAAGCTTATAGAAAACAGTGGTGAGTGCTTcttgatatatttttagttatcatTTACAGAAACATTGTTCACTTAGCATTGTTGGAGTTTGCTGCTTTGTTTGAAGGATTCATGTGTTTTGTGGTTTATCTTATAAGCTATATAGGATCCAATCTATTCCTCTATTAGGCTACTTAAAATTTTGGCTTGTCATATCTAGTATTTGAGCTTGTTATTGTCCTTACTACATTAGAATTGTCATAGAAAGTAGCTGAGAACTGCATGAAAATACATTGGTGATGGAGACCTACCTCAGGAGCTTCACATGGAAGAAAATAGATTAGACATGTTTCGTATTTGGACTTTTGTTGGGCCTTGTCATTTGTATTGGGCTTAAGCCTCTTCATTAGTTTGTTTGACTTTTAATACTTTTAGTTTATTGTTGGGCATTCAGTCATGGGCCTTGGTAATCTATAGTATAATAGGAAAAATATTGACTTTGTGATTAGTTTTGactcattttttaaatgaagctTTGAGAGAGAGTCTCTCTAAGTTCTTAGGAACACTCTTGgttcttttctttgaatttcataattagTGGCATTTGGACATTACAGACAATATTAGTTATAGCTTAACGGTTTTTGAGGTGGATGCTTAGCATTAGTTTTTGGAAAGAGGTTTCATGTTTAACTTAATGCGTTCAAGTAAGTTTTTTAGTTGATCAGAATGCAGTTAAATCTGAAATGTGGGACATATCTCTTACTTTCTGATTAGATTGTACACAAGAGAATCAAAGAAATTTGATGGCTTTTCTTGCAAAGAGGACTAGGGGGGTATTTGCATACAGAGGTTATGGTTTATATGATAGAGCTTTGTATTGTGAGCACATTCTATTGTAAATTGATCTTAGGTTTTTCATATGTAGGACTTAGGAGGGAATTCTTCTGCTTCATGATCTGGTGAAaacaagcaaaaataaaatccaCTTCAACAATCTATACcacattctattttttttttctttttgaacttttgatAGTTATCATTTGTTTTAGTCCTGATCCTGATATAAGTCTCTGCAATCCTTTCCATGAATTTATTTTGAGTTTGTCAGTAATACATGTGCAgagtattttcaaaataagttggTAGACACAATACATTTCATGGAAATTCTTAGTTTGAAAGATAGTGTTGAGAAAGACACCTTCTTCCGCAAGCTTCCAAATTTGGCAGAACAGCTTCCTCAGCAGATTGTGTTGAAAAAGGTACGTCTCTTTGGAAGTtctaattttaaactttaacattatcaatattttatccCAATTGATTATGTCAAACAATTTTGGTTTTCACAGTTACTTCCTTTATTAGCTTCTGCGCTTGAATTTGGTTCAGCTTCTGCCCCTGCTTTGACTGCATTGCTGAAAATGGGTTCCAGTCTTTCTGCTGAGGAGTTCCGTGTCAAGGTGTATAACAACTTCAACACCTTTATGATGCCCCTTTTCTACTTTCTTTCATACGGTGCTTGATTCTCTCTCTCTAACCAGGATTTCTTCTCATGCTTGTATTGGATTTCACTATATAGGTGCTTCCAACAATTGTTAAACTTTTTGCATCCAATGACCGAGCTATTCGAGTTGGCCTTCTTCAACATATTGATCAGTTTGGGGAGTCATTATCAGCACAAGTTGTTGATGAGCAGGTATGTTGTTTGGATAAGATTGTTTaatttcttatcttattttttccCCTTTGTGGTAAAATATACGGAGATTCATGCTGTCAATgagaatatttttcatttattgttgATACATATGATCAGGTTTACCCTCATGTTGCAACTGGGTTCTCTGATACATCTGCTTTTCTGAGGGAACTTACTCTCAAGTCCATGCTAATTCTGGCTCCAAAGGTATGTCTATTTATATTCATCTTAgcaaaattttatttcctttagaTTCTactaatttactttaaaaatgaGAGATGTTATTGGTCTAATTAGAATTTCAGACACATGAAATTTATGACAGTTATATTGCTAGTTCCATTTTTTTGGTGTTTGCATGGTATGTATGGCCTCATTACTTGTGTTTGTTAAATGCAGCACATTTAACATATGATTTAAATTAGTTTCAGCACATGTATATATCATTAGGATttgattaacatttattttgtgaTATTACTGTAAGTCTGTAACATCTTGCCTTGTTAAGAAGAGGTCTGGATTGTGTCAGAGCTTGGGAATTAGTATCGCAGAGGAGCTGCTATTGCTCTTAGAAACTACCTTACTTGCTTTTTCAATATGTAGTGAATAAGTACTTGTTTAGTTGTTTGGGAATGATTAAATTTTGGGAAATTATTGGGTTTTTTTTCTCAAGAGTTTTCTCAAGAAGCTGCAAAAACTTAGTGATTATTTCTGCAAAATCAGCTGAACTAAACCTACACTAAATGTTCTCAAAGATGTTGAGTTTGCGTAAATGATGTTGAATTCACATCAATGAGATACATGATTTGCCTCTGATTCACATTTATAATACCAAATGGTCACTGAATTCTGATTGATTCTTAAAATTGTTTAGATATTTGGTAAAAGAAGAAATCAATTGAGACACAATTATAGAGAATGAGGATAAGGAATCCTCCTaaacaaaagaacaaaactgAAAAGTACCTAGAAAAAGAAGTTCAAAGAAGCAAAGCTATACCCAATCCCTCAATATATATGTTAGTGAACCGAACCCCATTAAAATGCCATGTTTTTGAAAGCTTAGTTCCTTTGTCTTTACtgttccttttcttctttcccCTCCCAAATATTCTCTTCTATTTGATGAATAATCTTtagtagttaattttttatttgttaaaatgttattgtctCATAATTGCAGCTGTCTCAAAGGACCTTTTCAGGATCATTATTAAAGCATATGTCAAAGTTACAGGTACTGCTTCCACCATTAGACTTTAGACTATCTTTAAACACTTAAAATTTGTTGATAATCTGACTGCCAATTCTGAATCTTTTGATTAAAATGGGactattataagtttttttggGGGGACGTGGTGTGTGTGCTGGGGCATGGGTCAGgctaatgataaaataatctttcctggtttttccttttctaaaatttatataatctgCAATTTATGTTGTAGGTTGATGAAGAACCAGCTATACGAACAAATACTACCATCTTATTGGGAAATATTGCAAGCCACTTAAATGAAGGGGTATGATCAAATAATGTTTGCCAGTTCAAatagtttgttatatttttatttaatgttggtAGCATATATTCATTGGTTAATTAACTCTTCAAGCTATTTTTTCAGACAAGAAAAAGAGTGTTGATAAATGCATTTACAGTCCGTGCTTTACGTGATACCTTTCCCCCTGCTAGAGGAGCAGGTATTAGAGTTACACCCATCTAtctattattctttttcttcagttTTGCAGTCGATGAATTATTCAAACTGtattttctcatcattttaaattttaatttacaggCATTATGGCTTTATGTGCAACCAGTTCCTACTATGACATCACAGAAATTGCTACTCGGATTCTTCCTAATGTTGTTGTACTCACAATTGATCTTGATAGGTTATATCCTGCTGGTGGCTTACTATTTTCTGCAATTTGTGGATAAGTTTGCTAATAAATTGATTTCCcactaactaatattttttagtggtttaaatatatattttttaaaatgctcgTATTGCACTATTTCTTCttaattccttttttatttttgacattaGGCTCTTTAATAATGGATGTTCTTTTGTCCAAGTATTTATATTTGTGCTATGTGCTACTTTGGCTGTTTTGCCAAACCTCAGATTCTAAATAGAGATCTTTCTTGTTATTGTgcgtttggattttttttcttgttttgagacagtgattatgttatttttgtcaTGGTTCAATCAGTGATGTGCGATCTAAGGCATTTCAAGCTGTTGATCAATTTTTGCAGATGGCGAAGCAACATTATGAAAAGGTATACtatgaaattctttttggcTTTTACTCATATGCATAATATGGTTCAAATCTTGGAAACAGCTTCTCTCTGCTTACAGGGGCAAGGCTGTGTACATCTACCCtcaccactttttttttttagattttacctAAATTATTTATGCATATCTCCCttgtaattttaaacattttctcttttaatttagattttttagaTTCTACCTAAATCTAGAAATAGTTGTGAAACAAAATAGTTGCTAGTTTCTGCTTCACCTTTACATAATAATGCTCCTTGTTAGTTTTAATTAGAAACACCTTTATTAGAaggaaattttattgtttaaagaAAACTTAATTATTCAACTTATTTTGTGGGTTATCCCCTAAGGCCTACTTCTCATTATAtaaaggttaaattagtttattagtcctctaattaatttttaggttcgatttggtcctctaatttattttggattcaatttggtcctctaatttttaaaattgattcaatttgatcttGCCGTCTAAATTGGACCAACAGTGTTAAGAAACTGCATTTTGTGGCTGCTTAAAATCACTTAGTAACGGTTTTAAAGTGTTACAAAATGCACATTTAAGGCCAAATTTAGACGGTAGGGTCAAATTTAGATGACATCACCACTCAAATTAATTTAGATGGCGAGaccaaattgaattaattttaaaaattagaggatcaaatggaaccaaaaaaaattagaggactaaatcgaaccaattttaaaaattagaggaccaaattgaacttgaaaaaaatataggacCAAATTAaacgttaaaaataaattaggggaccaaaaaactaattataacCTTATATAAATTGACAAAATCTAGGATTGTTGCCATGGGCATACAGCTGAAGACTTACCTAATGTATGTACAGACTGGGTACTCTTTTGCTTATGCACTGACATGGTCTTGATCGTAgtagtaaaaatatttacaaaaacaatGCAAGTATGACAAAAAAGTTGAAGCCATAGGAAATCATGGGATGTTTGACAAACATTATCTGTATCAGACAATTACGAGAATAACCTGATATTAAAAGTTTCCACCTAAGTAGGTTGGTGTTGCTCCAAATTATGGGCAGGCCAGTTTTTGATGTTTTGTAGAtcaatttaagtttaaataattgTCTTAATGGTGTGACAAATTGTTGCCCCTTTAATGGTGAATTGTGATACTGATGTTCATGCTCTTATCTAGACAAATACAGCAGAGGCTACTGAGGGTACAGCCATTGGAATCTCTTCACTTCCAGGAAATGCAGGTTTACTTGGGTAAGTCAGTCCAAACTTTTGCCAGGCTGTTCACATGTTAAACAATAAAGAGAGGTGTTagtttgagtttttttatattaaataatttagattaCATTATTTAAGGTGAAGTTCCCCTTTCTGTTTTAAGTTAGTGTCAGTTAAAAATACGTGGAATGAAAGCTAATCCTTGATTTATTGTCTACATACATGGAATATCAGTAGTAACAATAATAGCTAAAAATTTGATTTAGGTGCCACATATAAGTGGAGGACAGGCGTTGCTGAGGATTACAGAGTGAGAGTGGATAGTAATGATCAGAAGCTTACAGTTACGACTACCTATTGATACTATAGTTAGAAGTATATGTGCATGCATGCATGGATGCACCCATACATATATGTCTTTGTGATATGAGAGAAATGCAGCAACACACTCTCTAATATTCTCTTTTTGACACTTACCGGGTGAAATTCATGTGGCCCCTGCTAGTTATGTAGGCCTCCTTCCTTATTTGGTGGGTCCCATTCTTAAGTTAGTGGGATCCACATGAATTTCAACTAATAGGAGAGTGTGATGCTAATACAACTCTTGATATGATGGTATAGTATACAGTGTCAGAAATTGTCGTTAGTTTGGGACTTTGGGAGGGTTGTGTATAGATTACAAGTTGACAATATATGAACTAGTTCAATGATGCTATCTTTTGTTATGCCACTCTAGGAAAGGCACTTAATCAGTTGCAAAAAATAAGAACCTGCCAGTAGTGGTCTTGTCTAAACAGTCTTAAGGAGTTATGCATCACATTAGGGTGCCTGATTTTCTAGTTGAGCTTCAGTCTTCTTTAATTGCACCTGTGCTGCTGAGCGGTTTCTTCACATTATGTATTCTGACTTAACTCTCATCACTTTGTAGATGGGCTATGAGCTCCTTGACTCTTAAGGGTAAACCTTCTGATCATGCTCCAGTTGCTTCTGTCAGTTCTAGTGCACGTACTCCAACATCTTCCAATGCCAGCCCAGGTATGCCAAATGATCagtctcttaattattttaaatatgattttattgttgTGTATTCCCATGAATATGTGATTAAATCTTCCCCTCCCCATTTTGGCCTGTTAAGCTTGAAGCTCTTGATTAATTGTTGTTTTCGCAACTCAATGCCTAAAAAGCATAGCATGAGTTCAACCACCCAATTAATCTTTACAATTTAACTCGtgtttatttcactttttttatgtATTCTAGCTGTAGATGCTCCTTCAACAGCACCTGTTCGTGTTAGCTCCACACCAGATTTTGCTGAACACCTTGTCCCTACATCCCCAACGTCAACAGATGGCTGGGGGGAACTAGAGAATGGACTAGGTGAAAATGACAAGGATGGGTGGGATGATCTGGAACCACTTGAAGAAATAAAGCCAACTCCAGCTCTTGTAAACATTCAAGCAGCTCAAAGGAGGCCAGTTTCTCAACCTGTTTCACAGATAAAACAAGGTATTAACTATTCAACTATTAGTATTTTGGTGGGGATTTCCTCAT
It includes:
- the LOC100792884 gene encoding probable inactive serine/threonine-protein kinase scy1 → MFKFLKEVVSGSGTGLKDLPYNIGEPYASAWGSWLHFRGTSKDDGSPVSIFSLSGSNSQDGHLAAGRNGVKRLRTVRHPNILSFLHSTEIETVDAGSPKVTIYMVTEPVMPLSDKIKELGLEGTQRDEYYAWGLHQIAKAVSFLNNDCKLVHGNVCLASVVVTQTLDWKLHAFDVLSEFEGSNEASSGQMLQYAWLVGSQYKPMELAKSDWAAIKKSPPWAIDSWGMGSLIYELFSGMKLGKTEELRNTVSIPKSLLPDYQRLLSSVPSRRLNTSKLIENSEYFQNKLVDTIHFMEILSLKDSVEKDTFFRKLPNLAEQLPQQIVLKKLLPLLASALEFGSASAPALTALLKMGSSLSAEEFRVKVLPTIVKLFASNDRAIRVGLLQHIDQFGESLSAQVVDEQVYPHVATGFSDTSAFLRELTLKSMLILAPKLSQRTFSGSLLKHMSKLQVDEEPAIRTNTTILLGNIASHLNEGTRKRVLINAFTVRALRDTFPPARGAGIMALCATSSYYDITEIATRILPNVVVLTIDLDSDVRSKAFQAVDQFLQMAKQHYEKTNTAEATEGTAIGISSLPGNAGLLGWAMSSLTLKGKPSDHAPVASVSSSARTPTSSNASPAVDAPSTAPVRVSSTPDFAEHLVPTSPTSTDGWGELENGLGENDKDGWDDLEPLEEIKPTPALVNIQAAQRRPVSQPVSQIKQASSLLSKSTPKLSKDEDGDLWGSIAAPAPKSSKPLSLKSTVTDDDDPWASIAAPAPTTKAKPLSAGRGRGAKLAAPKLGAQRINRTTSSGM